CTTACGTGGTGGGAAACCTCCGTAAGCAAGGAAAGCTTCTCCCGGCTCAAGCAAGGTATCCCAAGCTTGAGAACCAAATTTGGGATAATGGACACGAGATTAGCGTTACCACACCTCTCGCCGTATCCATTGATTGTTCCCTGCACCTGGGTTACACCCTCCTCGATGGCGACGATGGAATTGGCAACGGCGCAATCGGTATCGTTGTGGGCGTGTATTCCCAAAGAAACCCCTATTTTGGTCCTAACATCCCTAATGATTTCCCTTAGTTCGAGGGGTAAAGTACCTCCATTTGTGTCGCACAGGACAATCCAGTCGGCACCGGCATCCTCCGCAGCTTTTAGGGTCTTCATGGCATAATCTTCATTATTTCTGTATCCATCGAAGAAATGCTCGGCGTCATAGATGACCTCAAAACCACGATTCTTCAAGAATGAAACGGAATCGAAGATCATCTTGAGATTCTCCTCAAGCGTGGTGACTAAAGCTCTGGTCACATGGACATCCCAACTTTTCCCGAAAATGCACACCGCAGGTGTACCCGCTTTGATCAGAGCCTTAAGATTTTGATCTTCCTTGGGAGGGGTATTTTTACGCCTAGTGCTGCCAAAGGAAACAATCCTTGCATTTCTGATGGGATAATCCTTAATCCTCATGAAAAATTCAATATCCTTTGGGTTCGAACCAGGCCATCCACCTTCGATATAATGGATACCAAGCTCATCCAGCTTTTGAGCGATTTTCAATTTATCGTCAACCGTGAAGGATAAGCCTTCTCTCTGAGCTCCATCCCTCAAGGTTGTATCATATAATTTTA
This portion of the Actinomycetota bacterium genome encodes:
- the cimA gene encoding citramalate synthase — its product is MAKSMVEVKLYDTTLRDGAQREGLSFTVDDKLKIAQKLDELGIHYIEGGWPGSNPKDIEFFMRIKDYPIRNARIVSFGSTRRKNTPPKEDQNLKALIKAGTPAVCIFGKSWDVHVTRALVTTLEENLKMIFDSVSFLKNRGFEVIYDAEHFFDGYRNNEDYAMKTLKAAEDAGADWIVLCDTNGGTLPLELREIIRDVRTKIGVSLGIHAHNDTDCAVANSIVAIEEGVTQVQGTINGYGERCGNANLVSIIPNLVLKLGIPCLSREKLSLLTEVSHHVSEIANIAPDTHQPYVGESAFAHKGGVHVSAILRQRGAYE